The region CTAGGTCTTCCTGTCTAGGGGGCGTTCCCTCATGAGATACGTGGTGGTAGGCAGCAGTGCCGCCGGGCTGTTCGCCGTGGAGGAAATTCGCCGGCGGGACCCCAAGGGAAAAATCACCGTCCTCACAGCGGATCAGGAACCTTATTACTCCCGTTGTTTGACCACATATTACTTAGCGGGGGATATCCCTTTAGTGAAACTGTTCCTCAGGCCGGATAGTTTCGCCGCCAGGCTCGGCTTGGAGATTGCCTACGGGGCCAAGGTTACGGCAGTGAGACCTGACGAACAAGTGGTGGTGATGGAGGACGGCCGGGAATGGTCTTATGATAAGCTGCTTTTGGCCACGGGGGCGTCCGCCAACCGGCTGGCGGTCCCCGGGGCCGATTTGCCGGAAGTATTCACCCTGCGGCACATGTCCGATGCCAAGGGCATTAATGACCTCATTCCCAACTGCCGGGAAGCCGTCGTGATTGGGGGAGGACTGGTTTCCCTCAAATCAGCTTACGCTCTGTTAAAACGAGGATTGCGGGTGACGGTGGTGGTCTCCTCCAACCGGGTGCTGTCCCAGATGCTGGACGAAGTGTCCGCCGGCATTGTGGCGCGGCACCTGGCCCGCCATGGCATGCAAATCATGCTGGAAACGGACGTGGCAAGTATCAACGGGGAACGGCATGTGGAGGGAGTGACTCTGACTGACGGCCGGGAAATACCGGCCCAGCTGGTGATTATCGGTAAAGGGGTTAGTCCCAATGTGGATTACCTGGCGGGTTCAACCATCACCGTGGGCCGGGGTATCCGGGTGGATGACAGGCTGGCGACGACCGTGCCCCATGTGTATGCCGCCGGGGATGTGGCGGAAACCTGGGATCGGGTGCTTGAGCGGCGCACCGTCAACGCCACCTGGCCCAATGCCACCCACCAGGGCCGGATAGCCGGTGCCAACATGGCCGGCGCCGGGGAACGGTACCTGGGTTCCATGGGTTTAAACTCCGTAGACTTTTTCGGTTTGTCCGTGATGGCCGCCGGGGTGGTCCGCCCGCCGGCCGGTGGGGAGCAAAAAGAGGCAAACTGGCAGGTCAAGGAGCAGTGGAAGCCCGGCACCTCAGGCTATCCTGTTTACCGGCGATTGGTTTTCAAAAACGACATTCTGAAAGGCTGCGTCCTGGTGGGAGATACCAGCAGGGCCGGTATCTTGACCACCCTCATCCGGGAAGGCAAGCCCTTCCGGACCCGGGTGACGGAGCATTAAATGTAGGCAAGCCCCTCCAGTGGTGACGCCGGAGGGGCTCAAAATTTATAGTCAAGGTCTAATCGTTTTGCTCTGCAGCTTTTGTGAAGGTGGCCAGACAAATTGAGTAGGCTCTATGAGAATTTTTAGATCCATTTCATTGTCTGTGTCTTTGCTCAATGCGTCCATGAACTTGTCGTAGACTACTGTGTATTTCATAAATACATCTTGGATCTCGCTAAAACCGTAGTCAGAATTGAGTTCATGCAGCAGTTTGATCAATACTTCATTAACATAACTTAACAGATTTGTCGTTATTCCAGCTATGTTAAGATCGTGAGCCGCTTGATGAACTATTTTATTTCTATACCGATACATTCTTGCCAAATGATGTTCGATATCCCAGCGGTTTTTTCCAATAGCCTGACGGATTGACGCAGAATTGGCCAGCATGAGGCGCAACTTCTCAAGGCGATATTCTATCAACGGGTTTACATTAGGAGCTTCAACAAGTTGCCTAAACAAACCCTCATCTCTG is a window of Clostridia bacterium DNA encoding:
- a CDS encoding NAD(P)/FAD-dependent oxidoreductase, which codes for MRYVVVGSSAAGLFAVEEIRRRDPKGKITVLTADQEPYYSRCLTTYYLAGDIPLVKLFLRPDSFAARLGLEIAYGAKVTAVRPDEQVVVMEDGREWSYDKLLLATGASANRLAVPGADLPEVFTLRHMSDAKGINDLIPNCREAVVIGGGLVSLKSAYALLKRGLRVTVVVSSNRVLSQMLDEVSAGIVARHLARHGMQIMLETDVASINGERHVEGVTLTDGREIPAQLVIIGKGVSPNVDYLAGSTITVGRGIRVDDRLATTVPHVYAAGDVAETWDRVLERRTVNATWPNATHQGRIAGANMAGAGERYLGSMGLNSVDFFGLSVMAAGVVRPPAGGEQKEANWQVKEQWKPGTSGYPVYRRLVFKNDILKGCVLVGDTSRAGILTTLIREGKPFRTRVTEH